A DNA window from Streptomyces sp. CA-278952 contains the following coding sequences:
- a CDS encoding sugar ABC transporter substrate-binding protein: MARVRTGVRAMGAVLAVVLGASLTGCSSTGGKRAEERAAAAAEGRAAVNTPRWTFAMVTHSGDGDTFWDIVQKGAEQAALKDNINFLYSHNDEANQQAQLVQTAIDKKVDGLIVSLAKPDAMKAVVAKAVKAGIPVVTVNSGSAESKEFGALTHIGQDESIAGEAVGDELNSRGRKKALCVLHEQGNVGHEQRCAGAKKTFDGTMQNLYVDGTNMPDVTSSIEAKLQSDKSIDAVVTLGAPFADAAVQAKQTAGSKAEIDTFDLNAKVATGLQSDKLGFAVDQQPYLQGYQAVDLLWLYRYNRNVLGGGLPVLTGPQVITKDDADALADFTKRGTR; this comes from the coding sequence GTGGCAAGGGTTCGGACAGGGGTACGCGCGATGGGCGCCGTGCTGGCAGTGGTGCTGGGCGCCTCCCTCACGGGATGCAGCAGCACCGGCGGCAAGCGCGCCGAGGAGCGCGCGGCCGCCGCGGCCGAGGGACGGGCCGCGGTGAACACACCGCGCTGGACCTTCGCCATGGTCACCCACTCGGGCGACGGCGACACCTTCTGGGACATCGTCCAGAAGGGCGCCGAGCAGGCGGCCCTCAAGGACAACATCAACTTCCTCTACTCGCACAACGACGAGGCCAACCAGCAGGCCCAGCTCGTCCAGACCGCGATCGACAAGAAGGTCGACGGGCTGATCGTCTCGCTGGCCAAGCCGGACGCCATGAAGGCCGTGGTCGCCAAGGCCGTCAAGGCCGGCATCCCGGTCGTCACCGTGAACTCCGGCTCCGCGGAGTCCAAGGAGTTCGGCGCGCTCACCCACATCGGCCAGGACGAGTCGATCGCCGGAGAGGCCGTCGGCGACGAGCTGAACAGCCGGGGCCGCAAGAAGGCCCTCTGCGTCCTGCACGAGCAGGGCAACGTGGGCCACGAGCAGCGCTGCGCCGGGGCGAAGAAGACCTTCGACGGCACGATGCAGAACCTGTACGTCGACGGCACCAACATGCCCGACGTCACGTCGTCCATCGAGGCCAAGCTCCAGTCCGACAAGAGCATCGACGCGGTCGTCACCCTCGGCGCCCCCTTCGCCGACGCGGCCGTCCAGGCCAAGCAGACGGCGGGCAGCAAGGCCGAGATCGACACCTTCGACCTCAACGCCAAGGTCGCCACCGGCCTCCAGAGCGACAAGCTCGGCTTCGCCGTCGACCAGCAGCCCTACCTCCAGGGCTACCAGGCCGTCGACCTGCTCTGGCTCTACCGCTACAACCGCAACGTCCTCGGCGGCGGCCTCCCCGTGCTGACCGGCCCGCAGGTCATCACCAAGGACGACGCCGACGCCCTGGCCGACTTCACCAAGCGGGGCACGCGATGA
- a CDS encoding GntR family transcriptional regulator, giving the protein MTAHGSDRPLPLSVDRTSPVPLYFQLAQQLEAAVEQGRLAPGALLGNEIDLAARLGLSRPTVRQAIQSLVDKGLMVRRRGVGTQVVHSKVRRPLELSSLYDDLEAAGQRPATSVLRNTTEPATAEVAAALGVAEGSEVHLVERLRSAHGEPMALLRNHLPPGLLPLLTEELEATGLYRLMRASGVTLHSARQTVGARAADDRQARALAEPVGAPLLTMERTTYDDTGRVVEFGSHVYRAERYAFEFQLLVRA; this is encoded by the coding sequence GTGACCGCACATGGATCCGACCGGCCGCTGCCGCTGAGCGTGGACCGCACCAGCCCGGTGCCGCTCTACTTCCAGCTGGCACAGCAGCTGGAGGCGGCCGTGGAGCAGGGCCGGCTGGCCCCCGGCGCCCTGCTCGGGAACGAGATCGACCTCGCCGCCCGCCTCGGCCTGTCCCGGCCGACCGTCCGCCAGGCCATCCAGTCGCTCGTCGACAAGGGCCTGATGGTCCGCCGCCGGGGAGTCGGCACCCAGGTCGTCCACAGCAAGGTCCGCCGCCCGCTGGAGCTCAGCTCGCTCTACGACGATCTGGAGGCGGCCGGCCAGCGCCCCGCCACCAGCGTCCTGCGCAACACCACGGAACCGGCCACCGCCGAGGTCGCCGCCGCGCTCGGCGTCGCCGAGGGCAGCGAGGTCCACCTCGTCGAACGGCTGCGCAGCGCCCACGGCGAACCGATGGCCCTCCTGCGCAACCACCTGCCCCCCGGGCTGCTGCCCCTGCTCACCGAGGAACTGGAGGCCACCGGCCTCTACCGGCTGATGCGGGCTTCCGGCGTCACCCTGCACAGTGCCCGCCAGACCGTCGGCGCGCGCGCCGCGGACGACCGGCAGGCGCGGGCGCTGGCGGAGCCCGTGGGGGCGCCCTTGCTGACGATGGAGCGCACGACGTACGACGACACCGGCCGGGTCGTCGAGTTCGGCTCGCACGTCTACCGGGCGGAGCGGTACGCCTTCGAGTTCCAGCTCCTGGTGCGCGCCTGA
- a CDS encoding Gfo/Idh/MocA family protein gives MRIGLIGTGRIGTFHAEVLSRHPAVDALLLADADPERAAGAAARTGATAVSVDGLFAGEGAAGGPPDAVMICSATSAHAGLIARAAHAGLPVFCEKPIALDLPGTLAALAEVEAAGSVLQLGFMRRFDAGYGEARAAVREGRLGRLHTVRAVTSDPAPPPAAYLPLSGGLYRDCLVHDFDILRWVTGREVSEVYATGSDSGPAMFREAGDVDTAAALLTLDDGTLATATATRCNGAGYDVRMELAGELDQIAVGLDDRTPLTSAEPGGPGAPAKPWPGFLERFAPAYEAELDAFLRVARGELANPCDGREALHALRIAEACEVSRRERRPVAMTEIPGGG, from the coding sequence ATGCGCATCGGATTGATCGGAACGGGACGGATCGGCACATTCCATGCGGAGGTGCTGAGCCGTCACCCCGCCGTGGACGCCCTGCTGCTGGCGGACGCGGATCCGGAGCGGGCGGCCGGAGCCGCGGCGCGGACGGGGGCGACAGCGGTCTCGGTGGACGGCTTGTTCGCCGGGGAGGGCGCCGCCGGGGGCCCGCCCGACGCCGTGATGATCTGTTCGGCGACCTCGGCCCATGCCGGGCTCATCGCACGGGCCGCACACGCCGGGCTGCCCGTCTTCTGCGAGAAGCCGATCGCCCTGGACCTGCCGGGCACCCTCGCCGCGCTCGCGGAGGTAGAGGCGGCGGGCAGCGTGCTCCAGCTCGGCTTCATGCGCCGCTTCGACGCCGGGTACGGCGAGGCCAGGGCCGCCGTACGGGAGGGCAGGCTCGGCCGGCTGCACACCGTGCGCGCGGTCACCTCCGACCCGGCCCCGCCGCCCGCCGCCTACCTCCCGCTCTCGGGCGGGCTGTACCGCGACTGCCTGGTCCACGACTTCGACATCCTGCGCTGGGTGACCGGACGCGAGGTGAGCGAGGTGTACGCGACCGGCTCGGACTCCGGACCCGCGATGTTCCGGGAGGCCGGGGACGTGGACACGGCCGCCGCCCTGCTCACCCTCGACGACGGGACGCTCGCCACCGCCACCGCGACCCGGTGCAACGGTGCCGGGTACGACGTGCGGATGGAGCTGGCCGGCGAACTGGACCAGATCGCCGTCGGCCTGGACGACCGTACGCCGCTGACCTCGGCCGAGCCCGGCGGTCCCGGCGCACCGGCGAAGCCCTGGCCGGGGTTCCTGGAACGGTTCGCCCCGGCGTACGAGGCGGAACTGGACGCGTTCCTGCGGGTGGCCCGCGGCGAACTGGCCAATCCGTGCGACGGGCGGGAGGCCCTGCACGCCCTGCGGATCGCCGAGGCGTGCGAGGTCTCCCGCCGCGAACGGCGGCCGGTGGCGATGACGGAGATCCCCGGCGGCGGCTGA